The Carassius carassius chromosome 16, fCarCar2.1, whole genome shotgun sequence genome window below encodes:
- the LOC132159247 gene encoding HMG domain-containing protein 3-like, which translates to MNVFKKGSCPVISRCTRCCNLYHCPFCETYKTTSQLSIDCHVENHLKLAVHHDGISTYYKVCSNCSMMYRYQEFTDGIHNFNDHLLLSLHLCLIFRNALQNHTAVSRVMSILEATAKAKFPSKDTVLHGYLHFEALGSHDYSYTCINCGYHPKVVIMDLHKKGVFSIPFSEIATPPSEFKGDTNIVSFWESVTMEMIGRGFLSSGRKNPFVVRPSYDSWAPWIGPNTRNSDIVLNTEHAKLQKKKSCDVPDLDVTEERLGDELFNLKVDAVRKLCKECGLDTKGSRMDLVLRLRTEMQNRSAYDKIFQQIWGASGGWAVITCPCGVVYSIKFNIRAESPRDFADLLLSWKHFPNVVIYDFARGLAAHVNLREADSIPFSPHEGRLAEPTTANIQLAKEGKLKVNLTWLKNKKEEEDTNCHPLTGSSEHYALYDRFHEFNTKDPRDALRRVQVVPELCGWVNTQTAEQLFAAMRKNNYFLNMLTPSGHTFLMRNIIHHYNIAQNKNMEDSLKKVVSPSDQLTFNDYGQIVLENLHSNYILGRGRSMDVMISKRIGNGS; encoded by the exons ATGAATGTCTTTAAAAAGGGCAGTTGCCCTGTAATTTCAAGGTGCACACGGTGCTGTAACCTGTATCACTGTCCTTTTTGTGAGACGTACAAAACCACATCACAACTGTCCATTGATTGCCATGTAGAGAATCATCTAAAATTGGCAGTACATCATGATG GAATTTCAACTTACTACAAAGTCTGCAGCAACTGCAGCATGATGTACAGGTACCAGGAATTCACTGATGGTATCCATAACTTCAATGACCACCTTCTGCTTTCTCTACACTTGTGTCTGATTTTTCGCAATGCTCTTCAG AATCACACTGCTGTTAGCAGAGTAATGAGCATACTTGAAGCCACTGCCAAAGCAAAATTTCCCAGCAAAGACACAGTGCTCCATGGTTACCTCCACTTTGAAGCCTTGGGCAGCCATGACTATTCTTACACATGCATCAATTGTGGTTATCACCCCAAAGTGGTGATCATGGATCTCCACAAAAAAGGAGTCTTCAGTATTCCTT TCAGTGAAATAGCCACACCACCATCAGAATTCAAGGGTGATACAAACATTGTCTCTTTTTGGGAATCCGTAACGATGGAGATGATTGGCCGGGGATTTCTTTCAA GTGGCAGGAAAAACCCCTTTGTAGTTCGTCCCAGTTATGATTCCTGGGCTCCTTGGATTGGACCTAATACCCGGAATTCAGACATTGTTTTAAACACTGAGCatgcaaaactacaaaaaaaaaagtcctgtgATGTTCCAGATCTTGACGTCACAGAGGAAAGGTTAGGTGATGAGCTCTTTAATCTTAAG GTTGATGCAGTGAGGAAGCTGTGCAAAGAATGTGGATTGGACACCAAGGGATCAAGGATGGATCTTGTGTTACGTTTGCGGACGGAGATGCAAAACCGCTCAGCGTACGACAAAATCTTCCAGCAGATTTGGGGTGCTTCTG GTGGCTGGGCAGTCATTACATGTCCTTGTGGAGTAGTCTATTCCATCAAATTCAACATAAGAGCAGAGTCTCCCAGAGACTTTGCGGACTTGCTGCTGAGTTGGAAGCACTTTCCTAATGTTGTTATATACGACTTTGCTAGAGGACTTGCAGCACACGTTAATCTTCGTGAAGCAGATTCTATACCTTTCAGTCCCCATGAAGGGAGACTTGCTGAACCAACTACAGCCAATATCCAGCTAGCAAAAGAAGGCAAGCTCAAAGTTAATCTAACATGGTTGAAAAataagaaggaggaggaggatacCAACTGCCATCCTTTGACTGGATCATCAGAGCATTATGCTTTGTATGACAGATTCCACGAATTCAATACAAAAGACCCAAGAGATGCTCTTAGGAGAGTCCAGGTAGTCCCAGAACTTTGTGGCTGGGTAAATACTCAAACCGCAGAGCAACTTTTTGCTGCAATGCGCAAAAACAATTATTTCCTTAACATGCTCACGCCATCAGGACACACATTTTTGATGCGCAACATCATTCACCATTATAACATCGCACAGAATAAAAACATGGAGGACAGCCTGAAAAAAGTTGTATCACCTAGTGATCAGTTAACCTTCAATGATTATGGTCAGATAGTACTTg